A stretch of the Thunnus thynnus chromosome 7, fThuThy2.1, whole genome shotgun sequence genome encodes the following:
- the ppm1da gene encoding protein phosphatase, Mg2+/Mn2+ dependent, 1Da, with protein sequence MENALLIRVSVFTDQGGRKYMEDVTEVIVEPEPGEDEPTTGEPGESSGGECTVNSDRAGEPTRSPRVLDASCEPVRTEDHFSSEETSLPGGQSPPRAPSSAASHSRRSVAFFAVFDGHGGREAAQFAREYLWEFVKKQRGFWSDCDREVCSAIRKGFVACHHAMWKKLPEWPKTLTGLPSTSGTTASVVVIRGNRMYVAHVGDSAVVLGVQDDPTIPFIRAVEVTQDHKPELPRERERIEGLGGSVIKKSGVNRVVWKRPRLSHNGPVRRSTVIDQIPFLAVARALGDLWSYDFYSGEFVVSPEPDTSVVTLDPRKHRYIILGSDGLWNMVPPQEAISMCQNNDEAMAPCGVSSARQLVSHALLRWRQRMLRADNTSAIVIALQEPGTPQDTLHHEEVLLDLAKVSQCPPTSESRADTPLLQRPPEEDSPSAVCDLLPTLERRDGLSGSNSLYHMNLSDPFALTPLCPNGSAEMASQSSPTDRTVGSRTPNSKRTIDASSSPSSGQSAKKARRRTADRPPLVQHNAEKKQKESTNVSPILQQHNKTTVCVC encoded by the exons ATGGAGAACGCATTATTGATTCGAGTGAGCGTGTTTACCGACCAAGGAGGCAGGAAATACATGGAAGATGTGACCGAGGTCATAGTTGAGCCCGAGCCGGGAGAAGATGAGCCGACGACGGGGGAGCCAGGAGAGAGCAGCGGGGGGGAGTGTACGGTCAACTCGGACCGGGCTGGTGAGCCCACGAGGTCTCCGCGGGTTTTAGATGCGTCCTGTGAACCTGTACGAACGGAGGaccacttttcatcagaagaaACGTCTTTACCGGGAGGTCAGAGCCCGCCGCGAGCTCCATCGAGCGCCGCGAGCCATTCCCGCCGTTCCGTGGCTTTCTTCGCAGTGTTTGACGGTCACGGGGGTCGCGAGGCTGCGCAGTTTGCACGAGAGTATTTGTGGGAGTTCGTGAAGAAGCAGCGGGGGTTCTGGTCGGACTGTGACCGGGAGGTCTGCTCTGCTATACGCAAAGGATTTGTAGCCTGCCATCACGCTATGTGGAAGAAGCTAC CTGAATGGCCAAAGACACTTACAGGTCTGCCTAGCACATCGGGCACCACAGCCAGTGTAGTGGTCATCCGAGGAAACCGCATGTATGTTGCCCATGTTGGGGACTCAGCAGTGGTTCTAGGGGTTCAGGATGACCCCACAATCCCCTTCATCAGAGCTGTGGAAGTCACACAAGACCACAAACCTGAACTACCCAGAGAGAGGGAGCGTATTGAAGGTCTGGGAGGGAG TGTGATCAAGAAGTCTGGAGTTAACCGGGTCGTTTGGAAAAGGCCAAGACTGAGCCACAATGGACCTGTCCGTAGGAGCACTGTCATCGACCAGATACCATTCTTGGCAGTAGCCCGAGCTCTGG GTGACCTATGGAGCTATGACTTCTACAGCGGGGAGTTTGTGGTGTCTCCAGAACCAGACACCAGCGTGGTGACCCTTGACCCCAGAAAACACCGCTACATCATCCTGGGCAGTGATGGTCTGTGGAACATGGTGCCACCTCAAGAGGCCATCTCCATGTGTCAGAACAACGACGAGGCAATG GCACCATGTGGGGTGTCAAGTGCCCGGCAGCTGGTCAGCCATGCTCTGCTGAGGTGGCGCCAGCGGATGTTGCGTGCTGACAACACCAGCGCCATCGTGATCGCCCTACAGGAGCCTGGGACCCCCCAGGACACCCTGCACCATGAGGAGGTGCTGCTTGACTTAGCCAAGGTGTCCCAGTGTCCTCCCACGTCCGAATCCCGCGCTGACACTCCTCTCCTACAG CGGCCTCCAGAGGAAGACTCTCCCTCGGCCGTTTGTGACCTCCTTCCTACCCTTGAGCGACGGGACGGACTATCAGGCAGCAACAGCCTGTACCACATGAATCTGTCTGACCCGTTTGCTCTGACTCCACTGTGTCCAAATGGTAGCGCTGAAATGGCCAGTCAGTCAAGTCCGACCGATAGGACAGTTGGCAGCAGGACACCCAACAGCAAAAGAACTATTGatgcatcatcatcaccatcatcaggCCAGTCAGCTAAGAAAGCCCGGCGCAGGACTGCAGACAGGCCTCCGCTGGTCCAACACAACgcagagaagaaacagaaggagTCTACCAACGTATCCCCAATTCTACAGCAGCATAACAagaccacagtgtgtgtgtgctga